Proteins co-encoded in one Medicago truncatula cultivar Jemalong A17 chromosome 8, MtrunA17r5.0-ANR, whole genome shotgun sequence genomic window:
- the LOC25500535 gene encoding protein Brevis radix-like 2, whose protein sequence is MLTCIACSKQLNNGSLHQQEEDEAVQTPSTKQAIKALTAQIKDMAVKASGAYKNCKPCSGSSNGNKNKKYADSDMGSDSARFNWAYRRTGSASSTPRMWGKEMEARLKGISSGEGTPTSVSGRTESVVFMEEEDEPKEWVAQVEPGVLITFVSLPEGGNDLKRIRFSREMFNKWQAQRWWAENYDKVMELYNVQRFNQEAVPLPTPPRSEDESSKIESARDSPVTPPLTKERLPRHLHHPMTMGYSSSDSLDHHHMQPQPCYETSGLPSKSNLSNIGVPKTERSSIDASVRTSSSEEEDHSGELSISNASDMETEWVEQDEPGVYITIRALPGGTRELRRVRFSREKFGEMHARLWWEENRARIQEQYL, encoded by the exons ATGTTGACTTGCATAGCTTGTTCAAAGCAACTCAATAATGGATCTCTTCATCaacaagaagaagatgaagctgTGCAAACACCTAGCACCAAACAAGCCATCAAGGCTCTCACTGCTCAG ATCAAGGACATGGCAGTAAAGGCTTCTGGGGCATATAAGAATTGCAAGCCTTGTTCAGGATCTTCAAATGGtaacaagaacaaaaaatatGCTGATTCTGACATGGGATCAGATTCAGCAAGGTTCAACTGGGCGTACCGAAGAACCGGGAGCGCAAGTTCAACACCAAGAATGTGGGGGAAGGAAATGGAAGCGAGACTCAAAGGGATTTCAAGTGGAGAAGGAACACCAACATCGGTGAGCGGACGTACCGAGTCAGTTGTGTTCATGGAAGAAGAGGATGAACCTAAGGAATGGGTTGCACAAGTTGAACCTGGTGTGCTTATTACTTTTGTTTCATTGCCTGAAGGTGGGAATGATTTGAAGAGGATACGGTTCAG TCGCGAAATGTTTAATAAATGGCAAGCTCAGAGATGGTGGGCGGAGAACTATGACAAGGTTATGGAACTGTACAATGTTCAAAGGTTCAATCAAGAAGCAGTTCCTCTTCCAACCCCACCTAGATCTGAAGATGAG agTTCGAAGATTGAATCTGCGAGGGACAGCCCCGTCACACCTCCTCTAACCAAAGAGCGCCTGCCCCGTCATTTGCACCACCCAATGACAATGGGCTACTCCTCATCAGATTCACTGGATCACCACCATATGCAACCTCAACCTTGCTATGAAACAAGTGGTCTGCCATCAAAATCTAATCTTTCCAACATTGGTGTGCCAAAGACCGAAAGATCATCCATTGATGCTTCTGTAAGGACGAGTTCATCAGAAGAGGAAGATCACTCAGGTGAGCTCTCAATCAGCAATGCCAGTGACATGGAAACTGAATGGGTTGAACAGGACGAACCGGGAGTATACATCACTATCAGAGCACTACCAGGTGGAACCAGAGAACTTAGGCGTGTCCGTTTCAG CCGAGAGAAGTTTGGAGAAATGCATGCGAGATTGTGGTGGGAAGAGAACCGTGCGAGGATACAAGAGCAATATTTGTGA
- the LOC112417297 gene encoding uncharacterized protein, which yields MAEIIHRGSYMLTEWRNARQIEELPSSRQQTHPDRVKWQRPPNSFVKCNVDTSFSQNYNKVGIGICLRDEFGMFIGAKTIWLQPIMSVDIGEASGLLAAMEWVRELEFKKVIFCLDSKGVVDSFNSHVRDDTELGSILEV from the coding sequence ATGGCAGAAATTATTCATAGAGGGAGTTACATGTTGACAGAATGGCGGAATGCACGTCAAATTGAGGAGCTGCCGTCGTCACGACAACAAACTCATCCTGATAGGGTGAAATGGCAACGACCACCCAATAGCTTCGTAAAGTGTAATGTTGACACTTCATTCTCTCAGAACTACAATAAAGTGGGTATTGGAATATGTTTAAGAGATGAATTTGGTATGTTTATAGGAGCTAAAACTATATGGCTGCAACCGATTATGTCAGTTGACATAGGAGAAGCATCAGGATTACTAGCCGCTATGGAATGGGTAAGAGAATTGGAGTTCAAGAAAGTTATCTTCTGTTTAGATTCAAAAGGAGTAGTAGACTCATTCAACTCACATGTTCGAGATGACACAGAGCTTGGTTCCATCTTAGAGGTGTAG